From the genome of Nitrospiria bacterium:
CGGCCCCGGCAAGATCGCCTACCAGGTGCCCTGTCATCTCCGGGACCAGAACATCGGGTTGAAGTCCCGCGACCTGATGAAGTTGATCCCCGGCGCGACCGTCGAGGTGATCGAGCGCTGCTCCGGGCACGACGGAACGTTCGGGGTGAAAAAGGAATATTACGATCTCTCGCTCAAGGTGGGACGGAAGGCTTTTTCGGCCGTCGACGACGCCGAAGCGGACGTGGCGGCCTCGGATTGCCCCCTGTCCGGGCTGGCCCTCGAGCAGAGCACCGGGAAAAAATCGGTCCATCCCGTTCAGGTGCTACAAAAAGCCTACGGGTTGAAATAAGAACGCGAGATTCCGATGAACCCGCTTCGGATGGAAGACATCAAACCGCTTTCGGAATACGAAGCCGTTCGAGGGGAGTTCCGCGAACGGATCATCGCGCTCAAGAAACGGCGGCGCGTTTCCCTCGGCGACCGGATCACGCTGGTGTTCGAGAACCGGGACACGATCCTGTTCCAGATCCAGGAGATGATGCGGGTGGAGCATATTTACGATCCGGCCAAGATCCAGAACGAGCTGGACACCTACAACCCGCTGATCGCCGGCCCGGGCGAGCTGTCGGGCACGCTGTTCATCGAGATCACCGAGCCCGGCCGGATCAAGGAGATCCTGGATCAACTTCGAGGAATCGACGACGGCCGCCGCCTTTTTTTCGAGATTGGCGCGGACCGGGTCGACGGAGAATTCGAAGAAGGCCACAGCAACGAGGAAAAGCTCAGCGCGGTTCATTATGTCCGGTTCCGGTTCTCGCCGGAGGAGCGGAAGGCCTTTCAAAACGATGCCGTTCCGGCGGCGCTGATCGTGGACCATCCCAACTATCGGGCCCGAACGGTTTTGGAAAAAGAAGTCCGCCGCGAGCTCGCGGGCGATCTTCAGTAGGCGGAGGGGGCGACGCGAGCCCCCTATAATAAG
Proteins encoded in this window:
- a CDS encoding DUF3501 family protein; the encoded protein is MNPLRMEDIKPLSEYEAVRGEFRERIIALKKRRRVSLGDRITLVFENRDTILFQIQEMMRVEHIYDPAKIQNELDTYNPLIAGPGELSGTLFIEITEPGRIKEILDQLRGIDDGRRLFFEIGADRVDGEFEEGHSNEEKLSAVHYVRFRFSPEERKAFQNDAVPAALIVDHPNYRARTVLEKEVRRELAGDLQ